The DNA segment ATTTCCCAGTTTTCAATTAACTCAATTAACTTCCTTGATGCATTAAGTGAATCCTGGTTCAGTTGTAAAACAATGCATTTGTGGTACTCTTAATTGCTATTTGTAATGCATGAAAAGCCCAAATTGCGTatgaatgagaaaaaaaaactacCCAGGTCACCAAATAAATTGTCCACCACAAAAGGGATCCATTAAGACTGTCCTCTATAAACCCTTGACTCTCTCTCCATCGATAGATATGGCCCTAATTAAATGCTTCAGTTCCGAGTGCTGCATTACCTCACCGCCTGGCAGAAACCTCACTCTTTTCTTGCCACATCACTTCCCAAAAGGATCCGAGATTTCTAATGcactgccccctccctccctctgtctctgacaCTCCTCACCTGCTTTAGCAGCTAGTGGTTTGATGTTGTGCGGTAGTCTCTGCATTGTGCATCTCATCTCCTGCTTGAGGGCCAGCATGTACGCCTCTCCCTCATCATCCCTCAGTGGGACCGGTTTCGACTCAGTGTTCTGACGTTGGAAGGGGAGCGTGTAAAACAATGAGGCCAAAGCTATCAAAAACattattgttatattttctGAGATAATGCAATGCATTCGTGagtcatttatttcattaacaTGTTTTTAGAACGATAAGGCTAGTGTAAATTCAGTTAATCATTGTTAATGGGCGTGTCTTAGTGTAGATAAGTGGGCCCCTAGGAGGCTTATCTCTGAGGGgaggtttgttttttttgcacattCACGATTCCTTTCAAGGCCTCAGCTGACACGTTACACTAAACTGTTCAACATATCGGATTACTGAAGTGGGGAATGGTGAAATTAATATCTTTTCTGTATAAAAACACAATGGCCCATACTTTATTGTCATTTACAGGTAGCCTACATAATTGCAGCCGGTCTAGTTTGTAGTGTCAGTATTTAGTACTTACTGGAAACAGTGGTCTTGGTCCCACCATGGCCTCGGGCATGCTGCCTCGTGTGATGCCCAACGCCTCAACGTTAAACGAGAAGGCAGCCACACCACGACCTCTCCCTCCCATGATGGCTCCGACAGTCTGTCCACGAGTACACCCAGCGTGTTTTACTTCTACccctaaacaaacacaaaacaaacacacacacacacacacacgacagtgTTTACATTCAGAGTCGGCGAACTGTTCGACCAGATCTTTCTATTCAAGATGTAAAAACAGTTAAAAAGAATACCAAGGAACTGTTAGACAGGGAGAACACTGATGCTGCCTAGCTCGATTGACGAAGTTGAGAATGCCCTAGGTCAGCAGTTTGACACGTCCCCATGTGCTCCGTGACTGCATACTCTTTATACCCGCATGCTCGCTAGGCCCGCTCTGCATTTCTACCGATAAGAAGATCTGGTCTTGGTTTATTCTATATATCATACAAATACCAACTGGAGCGGTTGGATTTAGCACTATTTGTTCGAGACTACCATCCACACAACCGCAATGAGCTCTCAGGTGTGGCTTTAAACACAAACGCCTCCGATTTGGTTGGCAGACCGCCCATACGTTTCCAGCCAATCACGGTAGGGTTCATGCTTACGTCAGACGCGTGACCGTCCAATGACATACGCTTATTTCCCCCGGGGTGTTTCCTCCTCGGCCCCGCCTGCCTGCCAAGATATCGagatgtaggtgtgtgtggtaCGCGAACCAAGCATCGGTGTGGATATTTTGCAACTAAATCGCCTCCAAAAGGCAAACGTTTCCATGCCCCTTGACGAGTGCATGAGTCGGGATGTCTGCCAACGATTGGTATGCTCACAAATCGCTCGGAGATGGCATGTACTGGATCCAGGAGAGGTTCTACGAGTCTGAAAACCGTGCAAATATCTGGCTGCTGCGCGGCTCGCACCAGGACGTGGTGATAGACACGGGGCTGGGCTTGAAGAGCTTACCTGACTACATCACCTCCAAGGGGCTCCTAGGGGCCGACCCGCAGAGGAAGAACCCGCTGCTAGCCATCGCCACCCACGCCCACTTCGACCATTCCGGGGGCCTACATCAGTTCCAACAAGTGGGCGTCCACAGTGCCGAGGTCGAAGCCCTGGTCAACGGAGACAACTTCGAGACGGCCACCTGGCTCAGTGACAGGGAGATAGTCCAGGCGCCTTTTCCGGGATGGAGGGCAAGGCACTACAAGGTGCATGCGGTGCAGCCTACACACATCCTGCAGGAGGGTAGGTATCGTCCAGCGTTGGGCTCGCCTGTCAGTAGGATGAGAATTGTCCCACCGTTTATATACTAACGCAACGAGAGAAGGTCCAATACGGTGTGCCCCCTGCATAGACTGCGTCCACACTGCAAACCCCATCCAATGCATGCTTCTCCCCAAAGCCTTGGGATATCGACAGACTATGAGTTGACATTGTGCAGAATAGCGCTACGCAAACATTGGCGGATGTACTGCTAACTGCTGCGATCACAATCAGTCACACATGCGCCGCCTCTGCATATATTAACCTCCCGTGTTCGCTATTTATGGAGGAATCTGTGTGatcagtgtgtctctgtgtacatgtgtgtgtacatgtgtgtgcccAGATTGGGCAACAGCCTGTGTACCGGCTGCCAAGCCCATAGTTTGTGCCATGGGATTGGCAAAGTTACTGAAACGTTACTTTTTGTAACCAGTATATTTTTCAGTACATTTGTTTTTCATAGTGTGGCATGAAATTCTTCATTTTTCAGTTTTTGGAAGACTTTGATTTTTGACTGTCAAGATCTGGTCATCAAATGGTAACCCTTTTTTAATCTACACAGAACCCATCTCAACTAAGTCACCTCATACGACTGAGCCTTTGCCATCTCCATCATTAGATGAAACACTTTTCTGCTTGGGCCAAACTAACTCCTTTTGCTATCTTACCGGCAGTCATTTCTGCAGTGGGTCAATATCCAGCTCTCTGTTGTGCTGTGTCAGAGTTGCTGCTGCAGTGCAGCTGGAATATCTTATTGCCCGGTGTGTTCATTTCAACCAAATACTCCCGTACTGTATGAGTCATCTCTTTCCTCTGCCGTACGATCCTGTCCCGATCGCTTCCGGAAGAGAGATGGGTCTTGGTCAAGCTTGAAAGTGATAGGTTAACATGTAGACTGAAGAGATGATGTCATTCTGGTGAAGTTATGTTATGTGTGGTATTCACACTACAGCACGGGGCAAGGTTGGGTGGTTTCTCTAGGACTTTGTGTGTAAAAAGTATGTAGTATGACATCAGCCGTtattcatgacacacacacacacacacacacacacacacacacacacacacacacacacacacacacacacacacacacacacacacacacacacacacacacacacacacacacacacacacacacacacacagaagcaaccGGGGCTTCTGCAGGACTTCTGAAATGCATACCCATCCTTCTCGTGTGTccgacccccctccctcccctcccaggcGACGTCATCAACCTGGGCGACCGGCAGTTGACGGTGCTGCACATGCCGGGCCACTCGCGGGGCAGCATCTGCCTGCACGACGGCGACCACAAGCTGCTGTTCAGCGGGGACGTGGTCTACGACGGCGCCATGATCGACTGGCTGCCCTACAGCCGCGTCAGCGACTACATCAGCAGCTGCGAGCGCATCGTGGGCCTCGTGGACAGCGAGCAGGTGGGCACCATCAACCCCACGTCTGATTCACTGTTCTCCTTAGTTTGTCTGGTTCGAGTCGCACATGCTCAGTTGCGTTTCAccgagttgtgtgtgtgtgtgtgtggaagatgAGAGAACAGGGTGGGAGCTCCGAGGGCAGTGTGGGGTGGTATATATGACTCGCACAATATGGCCTGTTTTTGAATGAAACTAGTCTAGTTCAATCCCAACTCTCGCTAGGAATACTGACATCGTACACATCTCCTctccccaaccctaaccctaaccctacactgACAACgtcctcatctccctccccaaccctaaccctacactgACAacgtcctcatctcctctccccaacCCTAACACTATATTGAAAACGTTATCTCCTCTCCCcaaacttaaccctaaccctaaactgaTGTGGCCCTCTCCTTTACCCTCTCCTTTCATTTGCACCTTTACCTGTTTCCCCTCTCTGCTGTGCTCTTTCTGTCAAGGAAATGAAATGCTGGAAACTTCAGTAACAATTGGTCCAAATAATAcaaccagaaaaaaaaacataatcacaATGCTAATAAAGTTGATCAGGATCCACCTTGGATTAATATTTAGAATATTGTCATTACCTCATTGTGCCTTAAGAATAGATAAAGAGGTAAAAGTTATGGGTTGCGAGTATAATAACTGCAGTAATAGGTGCAGAACGGTGTACAGTGGAcaaatgtacgcacttattgtgtgttctaCGTCCTGTCTCTTAATGTACtcacttattgtgtgttctaCGTCCTGTCTCTTAATGTACTCACTTATTTTATGTTATACGTCCTGTCACTTAATGTACTCGCTTATTGTGTGTTCTACGTCCTGTCtcaatgtacgcacttattgtgtgttctaCGTCCTGTCTCTTAATGTACtcacttattgtgtgttctaCGACCTGTCtcaatgtacgcacttattgtgtgttctaCGTCCTGTCTCTTAATGTACTCTCTTATTGTGTGTTCTACGTCCTGTctcttaatgtacgcacttattgtgtgttctaCATCCTGTctcttaatgtacgcacttattgtgtgttctaTGTCCTGTCCCTTAATGTACTCGCTTGTGTGTTCTACGTCCTCTCTCAAtatacgcacttattgtgtgttctaCGTCCTGTCTCTTAATGTACTCACATATTGCGTGTTCTACGTCCTGTCTCTTAAtgtactcacttattgtatgttatacgtGCTGTCACTTAATGTACCCACTTCACTACTCACTTATcctagccatctttgttgtatacggggaatgggttaacctagcgattgttagctttggataaaagcgtctgctaaatgtacaCACTACCACTACCCCCCCCGCCCAGGTGGACCAGGTCCTCCCGGGTCACTACAACACCTTCGGCGCCAAGCGGCTCCACCGCATCGCCACGTCCTACATCAGCCGGGCCGGGACCTGCCCCGCCAAGTTCTCCACCTTCGCCTGGAGGACTCTGGCCGGGGTGGCGCTGAGGGCCTCCAACCCCCGCAGCGCCTGCTAGCCGGAACCCAGGGACGGATCAGCCCCGACGGGTAGCACACGAACGCAGAGAACATGAGATGTTTGAGTGTTTTATAATCTTATCCATGAAGACGCAcgggccggggagggggggaagcccTCCCGGTCATTATATCTAGACCTCGGTGTATTGTTATGTTTACCTGTATAATCTGAAATAGTTACGATAGTTGCCAAAAACCTTGATACGGTTAAGCTCTGATCGGTTAAATGGATCGTTTGATTAGCACTATATGGATCATATACAATATTTATAGGGAGTGTAATTTATTGGTTGAATGTGGTAAGATgtatgcttgtttttttttttatatatacttTTAGGTGTTGATTGACATTGCACATTTATGGTACAACTCGgcattacacacacagggaactcCGGGCACTGCTGAGGTTTATCTTCCAGGAGACGATATGGCCATAGTATTCCTCTATGCATATTCCACTGCTCAGTGAAGACTAGGTGACAACTACCTCCTACGTTTGTACTAGTGCTTTGTACTGTTGGCTTGGAAGCAGGAACTAAACGTAAAGCCtctattgtgtgcgtgtgtgcgcgcttgcctacacacacaacacagggtaTCTGATGAACAGTCAGGATTCATTTAGCTTTTTCTATTTGAGCCAAGCATGCATCTCTAACTGAATCTCATACCGAGTGTCTCACCCAATCAGGAAGCTGAGAGTAACACAATCACAGAGAACACGATCGTTTTCTAAAGTCTGCTGAAGCCAGAAGGGGGGCACCTAGTAGCAGACTTGCACAGACCGTGACTTgctcctttctccccccccccccacactccctgcAGAAAAATGTCCTCTGTTGCAATACTGAATGGCTCATATTTTCAAGTTTACCAAGGCATTGGCCCTGTATCTAGTGAGTGGAATATTACCGTGAACGACCGTAGTAACAGTAGAAAGCAGTAGTAGACGTGATGTAAAAACAGAAAAGGCAAGACGTAAACGGATAAAGTATTTAttcttattaatattattaacatGTCATGTTATTAACGTGTTTGCTCTCTGGGAATGCGTGCCAGCAGAGCACACCGAAACACAAACACTGTAGCCAGATGACATTCAATGTCATACTGAAACAAGAAATCTGTTATAATACAAATGATAAGTCATAGGATGTTAGAGCTCCATTGTTGACCGAACCAACACCTGAGGTTGATTTCTAACAGTCGAGGGTTTGAGATAACTTAAGGGTTTAAGGTTCAGTAATACAAATGCTGACGCATTTGAGAGGTTGAACAGGCTCATTTAAGATAGTCTCCTGGATAGGTTAATGTACATAAATTCagaactaataaaaaaaaaaggaagatttGTAGATTTTGACATTGATTTCCACGAACATTGAATCGTAACGAAATGGTCTAACTAAAAGTTACACAATCCCGTCCTCACCATTACAAAGATAACCTagacaagagttgtaaatgtaGTGAATAGTGACCATAATATCTTCATGTTTTACAATGGATCAAATGCAAGAGTTCTTCCAATGAAATACTGCAGGGACTGCTTTATTACGGCTTTTACTGCTTAATAAAATACCACCATACTTTCACAAGACCAACGATTTATTATGGCTTATTGTGTCCCGTTCATTACACATCACTTTTGTGTATGTCttaatttttttgtgattgGAGGTATGCATATAAACAGTACCTCTTATCAGGTGTACCTCTTATCAGTACACCTAATAAGGACAATTCTATCTAGACGAGCACTGTAACCACCATTCCAATTCTTTTTCATTCCAAACTGAAATCATATTAAAAAGGAGCACTGTGTAAGATTATTCATTGCTTATTCATAGCTGCTCACCAGGGCAGACCCTTTTAAACTTAATAAATTCCTCCTTTTACCATCCCTGTGAGCATGGCTAAACCACTGTGGCAATTggacatttattttcattatgaATACAACATGCATATTTTGGTTATCAAGCTTTTGCAGATGAGTCTCTAAATCTTACACAGTGGCCCTTTAGCTTATAGCTTACACCAACTGCAATCGTTCAGAACACTTTGAAAGAGCACAACTCTTC comes from the Gadus chalcogrammus isolate NIFS_2021 chromosome 6, NIFS_Gcha_1.0, whole genome shotgun sequence genome and includes:
- the mblac2 gene encoding metallo-beta-lactamase domain-containing protein 2, producing the protein MSANDWYAHKSLGDGMYWIQERFYESENRANIWLLRGSHQDVVIDTGLGLKSLPDYITSKGLLGADPQRKNPLLAIATHAHFDHSGGLHQFQQVGVHSAEVEALVNGDNFETATWLSDREIVQAPFPGWRARHYKVHAVQPTHILQEGDVINLGDRQLTVLHMPGHSRGSICLHDGDHKLLFSGDVVYDGAMIDWLPYSRVSDYISSCERIVGLVDSEQVDQVLPGHYNTFGAKRLHRIATSYISRAGTCPAKFSTFAWRTLAGVALRASNPRSAC